The genomic window AGATCCAGGTTTGTCCTTTCTCCAGACGCACGTCGTCGCGGAGGTTCTTGTTGCCGCGAGTGATCAACGAGACCTTGGTGCTGGTCACGCCGCGAGCATAGGAGCCGCTGCGTTTGTCGACTTTGGGGGTGTGAGCCAAGCGATGCACCAGACCGGGGTCGTCGTCGCCGACATCGATAATGTGTCCCACGCTTTCGGGCGTTAACATCCATTCCAACGGTTCCCGCTGCATCAGGTAACCATCGTTACCGCAGACGCCCGAGAGCAATAGGACTTCGCCACCCACCGGTGCAACGATTCGTTGCGGCGATAGGAGGATGCAGCCACGTTTGCCGCGGTTAGGCAGTTTGGCCAAGTTGCCCATTTCGGCTTCGCAGCCCAACAGGACCGCGGGAGGACCATCGGCGCAGTCTTCACAGCCCGGCGCCGGCAGGCAAATCGCTGGCGGAGCGGCTGCTCCCGGCAATGGGGTGCAGGGTGGTGGAGTGGCCGGCTCGGGAAAAGCCGGTTCGGGGAGCATGTTTTTGAAGCACCCGCCCAGACCGCAGGTGCAACCGCCGTTGGTCAAGCATTTCAAGCAACTTCGCGGCTGACCAGCCAGTCGCGACAGGCAGCCCTGGCCGTTGCCCGACAAACAATTCATGCAACCGCAGGACGGATTGATTTGCGTGCTGTTTTCGGGGTACGGAGCGAATAAGCATGCGCCCGTCGGATCGATCTGTGGCAACCGCAGTCGAGTGCAACCGCTGCCGGCCGATAAACTGATTCCAGCCAGCAACACAGCGACGAACAGCGTCAACGGCCGCAGGCGTGTCGGTAGGAAGGAATGTGCATGTCGCATCGTGCTGGTGCCGGTCGCGAGGTTGCCAGGGAAAGGCAAGGGTTCTCTATCAGGTGGGCAGACATTGCCCGAGGAACCCTACCACGCTGCAGCAGCGATGTTGCAAAAAGGCAACATGCACGGTTGCGAAAAAGCAACCAATTAGCGGTGAAGAATCGTGTTATGACGATTGTCGCGGCTGGCCGTGGCCGGCGAAGGCCGAACGGTACAGTTCGGCGATGTTGTCGGGGTCCAACACGATCGGATTAAACGTGCCGGTCCACTGGCTGGCCGCGTCGGCCGAGAGGTCATCGATGGCGTCGGCGGCGATCGCCAAGTCGCTCAGCCGGTCTTTTAAACCGGCCAGCGTTAAGAAATGCGTCAACAGATCAGCCAGCCGTTCCGGAGCACTATGCGGCTCGACGTCCGGGGCATGTTCCGACAGCAACTGCGCATACCAATCGGCGTGCCGCGAGCCGTTTAACCGCACCACGTGGGGCAACATGATGCCTACGGCCTGTCCATGGGTGATATCGAAGCGGGCGGTCAGCGGATTGGCTACCGCATGTGCTGCGCCCAGCATCGAAGTTTCGATCGCCAGTCCGGCCAGGCAGGCGCCAACTTGCATTTGCGAGCGAGCTTCGATGTCTTGCGGATTTTTTAGCACGTTAGGAAAGCCGGCGGCCAGCAGCGAAAACGCGCGACGGCTGAACGTCAGCGACATCGCGTTGCGGGGTTTGGTGACATACGTTTCCACGGCGTGGGAGATCGCGTCGATGCCGGTCAGCGCGGTGACCTGCGGCGGTTGCGTGACCGTCAGGACCGGATCGAGCAGGGCCACGCGGCAGGCCGCGCGGGGATCGCCGCAAGCCATTTTGACGTGGGTTTCCGCATCGCTGATCAGAGCAAACGACTGGGCTTCGCTGCCCGTACCGGCCGTGGTGGGCACGGCGATCATCGGCAACATGTCCGCGGTCGCTTTGCCCACTCCGCGATAGTCGTGCATCGTGCCGCCGCAGGAGTAGACGAAATTGATGCCCTTGCAACAGTCCATGCTGCTGCCGCCGCCCAACCCGACCAACAGCTCCGGTTGCACGCGACGAGCCGCCTCGACTCCTGCTTGCACCATGTCGGTGGTGGGGTTTTCGCCAAAGTCATGGAACGCGTGCACTTCCACGCCCGACGCTTCCAAAGCTCGACGTCCGGCGTCAAAATGCCCCGCCGAGACCACGCCGTGGTCCGAGACCATCAACACTCGCTGAGCGTTATGTTGGCGAACCAAGGCTCCGAGCTGTGTGATCACGCCCTCGCCAAACACGATACGGGGACGCAGTTGAAAGTCGAAAGCTTGCATCAATTCGACGTCGGCTGTGGGGAAGGAAGGGGCAGAGGGAGCCATACAGGGTAGGCAACCTGGCCCCCGGAATACAAGTAGCGGTCCGGCAGACCATGGCTTTATGAAGATGCCCGTCTTAAGCGTCCGGCCGCCGCAGCAAGCCCGTTTCGCCCTCCCCCGCTGAGGGGCGTAAGCGTTTGGTACTCATCCGTAAATTCAGAAATTCCACGCCCAGCGAAAATGTCATGGCAAAGTACACATAACCCTTGTTGATCGGTTTGCCCACCGCTTCGCTGACCAACACTGTGGCGATCAGCAACAGGAACGCCAGCGCCAACATTTTGACCGTCGGATGGGTTTGCACAAAATCGCTGATCTGGTTGGCGAAGGCGATCATCACCCCCACCGCTAACACGACCGCGGCCACCATGATCGGGATGTGTTGAGCCATCCCCACGGCGGTGATCACCGAGTCCAGCGAAAAAATCATATCCATGATGGCGATCCGCACCAATACACCGGCCACCGTTACGCGTTGAGGAATGTTTCCGGATTCCGCTTCTTGCTCGCCCCCTTCAATCTTGTGATGGATCTCGCGGACGCTGGTCCACAACAAAAATAAACCACCGGCCAACAGGATCAGATCACGCCAACTGACCGCGTTGACTTCATGCTGTTCTCGCATCCACTGTGCCAACGCCGCCGTCGGCATCAGCGTCGACAGTTCGAACAAGCCCGCTTCCAAACCCATCATCCAACCGATCGTCAGCAGCAACGCGATTCGCATGATCATTGCCAATGCCAACCCCACCCGCCGAGCTCGCGGGCGCTGAGCTTCCGGCAAGCGGCTGGTAATGATCGCGATGAACACGATGTTGTCGATTCCCAACACGATCTCCATGACCGTTAACGTCAACAACGCAATGGCCGATTCAAAAGAATACAGCGGAGCCGAGGAGGCTGTGGAAGCGGCTGCGGTGGAGGCAAGCAACAAGCTGGGCATGGTTGTTGGTTGTTGGTTGTTGGTTGGTGAGTGGGATAGTGAGTAGCATTGCATTGTTATACGGCTACACTTCACCCTCCCCCTGGGAGGGTCGAGCGTCAGCGAGGGGAGGGTTTGTCGGCTGCGGATACGTCCACCACCGCAAATCTCAAATCTCAAATCTCAAATCTCAAATCTCCCCCTTCACCCTTCCCCCTTTAACCACGGGCTGCAGACGCCGGCCAGGCCGATTAATAATAACATGCCCAGCGTCAACGTTCTCAGCCGTGCGCGGCCCAGCCAGGTTCCCACATGCAGCCCCGCCCAGGTGACTGCCAACAGCCAGGGCACCAGCAGAAGCGTCGATAACCCGGCAGCCAAAATGCGATTGCCGAACAGCAGCCATAAAATCAGCAGCGCCGGCAGCATGCTGACCAGATACATGGCGAACAAAAAGGCACGCGTTTTTTTGGTGTCCCAGTCGTGAGCCTGAATCCACAGCACCATCATCGGGCCGCCCATTCCGACCAGCCCTTGCAAGAAACCGGACGACGAGAAGGCCAGCCAAGCCCAACCGATTGGCAGGCTATGCCGCGGCTGAGGCCGCATCACGATGATTCCCAAAGTGACCAGAAACACCACGGCTCCCACGACCTGATGGATCTGCGATTTCGGCAACGATTCCAAGCTGACCAACAGGTAGGCGCCCAGCGGCAATGCGGCCAGTCGCAAGCTGGCGGGGAAGGCGAGCTCCCGCGGCAGCACATGTTCGCGAAAGGCCCACACGCCGATCAGGTTCTGCGGGATCGTGGCGACCAACAACGCCGCCTGAGCTTCCGGGATGCCATAGCCACTCCATAGCAATAGGGGGATGGTCAATAACCCAGCGGCGAACCCCGCGGAGGCTTGGACAAAAATTCCCAGCGTAAGGATCAACATCAACGGCGGTAGCATTTCCCAGGGCAACATCCGCACAGCGTAAAGTTTTTCGCGAATCGATGGGATGGGGCTGTTCGTCAAACGGCCCCCCCGCCACGCCCGCGTAGCTACGCTCGCCAGAGCGTGGGAGCAGGGTAGGCCGGAACAAGCTGTGCGATGTTCCGGCAGGGCAAAGCAAATGGCACTCCCTGCCGGAACGGCGCACGGCTTGTTCCGGCCTACTGAATACTACGCCCAATCCACCGTCTGGCGACGGTAGCTACGGAGCGGTAGTGGGCCGGGACCACTGGGCGTACAGTTGTTCATAGCCGTCGAGCATGGCTTCGATGGTGTGATGCTGACGCACATAGGTTTGATTCGCCGCTCCGATTCGGTTCGCTTCGTCCTCATCAGCCAGCCAGTGGTTGGCCGCGGTGGCCAGTGCCGGCACATCGCCCTGCGGCACGCACTGTTGCTGGGGGGCATGGTTCAGCAATTCCGCCACGCCTTCGACTTCGTTACACACCACCGGTCGCCCCGCCGCCATGGCTTCCAAGACCACGTTGGGCATGCCTTCGTAGCGACTGCACAGCATGAACAGCCGGGCGGCTCGCATCAGCGGCGCCACATCGGCTTGCCAGGGCAACCGCCGCGCCCGCTGGCCGGGCATGCTGCGGCACTGCTGGTCGCACCAGGACCGCAGGGGGCCGTCGCCAACCAGTACCAACCAAGCCTGAGGATCCTCAGCCAAAAAACGTTGGGCGGCGGCAAATAATCGCTCCAGGCCCTTTTGCGGATCCAAGCGGCCCACAAACAGCACCACCCTGGCGGTTTCCGGCAGATCGAAGGTTTGCCAGTCGAGCGGCCGAGCGTCGGCGAAACGCGGCACGTCGACGGCGTTGGGGATCACGTGGATGTCGGTATCGGACGTGGCCAGATATTGTTGCGCGAAATCGGCGACCGATCGACTGACGCAGATCAGGCCTTGCATCTTGCGGACCAGCCGGCGTTCCAGCCACAGCCGTCCCGGGCGGCGCTGAGCCACCCGCACGCCCCCCACGCGAACCGGTACGCCGGCCATCGCCGCCGCGGCGGTTCCCAACACATTGGCGTGGAACAGGAAGGTTTGGACCAGGTCCGGACGCTCGTCCCGCAGCAGCTTTCGCACTCGCATCAGTGCCAGCGGCGCGAGGTAGCTCGACGCGGACCGGGCGGACAGCAAGGGCACGGCGGCTTGTTCCAATCTGCTGGCCAGTTCATCCCGCGGCGGGGCAGGCGGCGGGGCCAGCGAGATCACTCGCACCCCATGCCCACGACGGCTCATCCCGATCGCCAGCTCGGTCAAACAGCGTTCCGCCCCACCGACGGACAGTTCGGTAATGATAAAATCGATTCGCATGCCGTAACCCTACCATGAAACATGACTCTCGCCCCTCGCCCCTCGCCCCGGGTCGTCAGCTGGCCGCGTCTAGCGTATCGTTTGCGATGATGAACGAACACAATATCGCCTCCTACGACTACGACCTTCCCCGCGAACGCATCGCGCAGGAACCGGTGGCCGTGCGCAGTGATGCCCGCCTGATGGTGCTCGACCGGTACAGCGGCACGATCCAACATCGCTACATCCGCGACCTGCCGGAATTGCTGCACGCCGACGATACGCTGATTCTGAACAATAGCCGCGTCGTGCCGGCTCGGCTGCTGGGCTATCGCACTCGAACCCGCGGCCGCTGGCAGGGACTGTATCTCCGCAGCGATGCCAACACGGGCGTCTGGGAAGTGCTCAGCAAAACCCGCGGACGGCTGGAAATCGGCGAGACCATCACGCTGCAAGACCGCAACACTCGCGACGGTGTATTGTTGGAGGTGATGGCTCGGACCGACAACGGCAACCTGCTAGTCAAGCCGCAAGCCGACGCGGCGGCCGGCGAGCTGCTGCGGCAGTTCGGCTGGATCCCGCTGCCCCCCTACATCCGCGATGGTCGGATGGTCGATGCGGACGTGCAGTCCTACCAGACCGTCTACGCCGCGCACGATGGTTCCGTCGCCGCGCCCACCGCCGGCCTGCATTTCACCAAACCGCTGCTGAAGCAGTTGACCGAAAAAGGTCTGCACCTGGCGGAAGTCACCCTGCACGTGGGAATCGGTACCTTCCGCCCGATCGCTGTGGAAGATTTAAACCAACACGTGATGCACACCGAATGGGGAAGTATCGACGCCGCCGCCGCTCAGACGCTGAACGATACCGTATCGCGTGGCGGACGTCGGATCGCCGTCGGCACCACCTCGGTGCGGACCGTCGAGTCGGCGGCCCAGGATGACGGCACGCTGCAAGCCTGGACCGGAATGTGCGACCTGTTCATCCAACCCGGCTACCGCTTCAAAGCCATCGATGGCCTGTTGACCAATTTCCACCTGCCACGCAGCTCACTGCTGGTCCTGGTCAGCGCCTTCGCCGGCCGAGAACGCATCATGCAAGCCTACGATGAAGCCATCCAAAACGAATATCGCTTCTTCAGCTACGGCGACGCGATGTTGATTATTTAGTTGCGAGATGCGAGATGCGAGTTGCGAGTTGCGAGATTTGAGATTTGAGATTTGAGATTTGAGATTTGAGATTTGAGATTTGAGATTTGAGATTTGAGATTTGAGATTTGAGATTTGAGATTTGAGATTTGAGATTTGAGATTTGAGATTTGCGGTGGTGGACGTATCCGTAGCTGACAAACCCTCCCCTCGCTGACGCTCGACCCTCCCAGGGGGAGGGTGAAGTGTATCCGTATAACAATCCAATGCTACTCACTGCCCCACTGCCCCACTGCCCCACTGCCTCAACCAACAACCAACCCCATGTCCGCTACCGAAGAACAGATTCTTGTCATCCCGGCTGCTACGCTTGACGGCTTGGGCGCTTTCGAAGGTTTTCAATCCGATGTCCAGCGTTACTTGCAACCGATCTTGGCCAGCGGCGAGCTGTCGTTTCGGCCGCGGAGCGAGATGGAGCAGGATCCTTCGTTTAAGCAATTGATCCCCTATGTCGTGTTGCAGTGGACCGACGGCGCGGGGATCACGCACGTGTTTAATTACACCCGCGGCAGCGGACAGGGCGAAGCTCGCTTGCACGCCAAACGCAGCATCGGAATCGGCGGTCATATCTCGGCCGAAGATGCTGCCGGGGGTAGCGATCCGTATCGCACGGGGATGCAGCGGGAACTGGAAGAAGAGGTCCGTTTGGATTCCAAGTTCGAAGAGTCTTGCGTGGGGCTGATCTACGATCCGTCCTCGGAAGTCGGTCGCGTGCACCTGGGCATCGTGCATCGGTTTGTGTTGCAGTCGCCCGATGTGAAGCCCAACGAGGACGACATCTGCAACACCGGTTTCATCACGCTGGACCAACTGCACGCTCGTCGCGATTCCTTGGAGACCTGGTCGCAGCTGTGCTTGGACCACCTGTTCTAAAGGGCTGACATGACCGATCGAATCTATCTCGATCATCACTCGACCACGCCCTGTGACCGGCGGGTTGCCGAGGTCATGCAGCGGATGCTGGTGGACGAATTCGGCAACGCCAGCAGTCAGCATCTATTCGGGCAAGCGGCCGCGGCGGCGGTGGTGGAGTCGACCGACGAAATGGCCGCCGCCTTGGAGGTGCTGCCCAGCGAACTGCTGTTTACCAGTGGGGCGACCGAGAGCAACACGCTGGCTTTGTACGGCGTCTGTCGCCATCCTCGTCAGCGGCGACGCAAGATCGTGACCGCCGCGACCGAACACCCGGCGGTGCTCGACCCCCTGGCGCGGCTCGCCCAAGAAGGTTTCGAAGTGGTTCATGTTCCGCCCTACCCGCATTCGCATCCTCTGGTCGGGCAAGTCGACATGGAGGCTTTGCTGGAAGCCATCGACGACCAGACGGCCTTGGTATCGCTGATGTGGGCCAACAACGAAATCGGCACCTTGCAACCGCTGCAGCAGGTGGCCGAGCGTTGTCATCAAGTCGGCGCGCTGTTGCACTGCGATGCCACTCAAGCCATCGGCCGCGTGCCGGTGTCGCTGGCCAAGGTCGACGTGGATTTGTTGAGCGGTTCGGCGCACAAGTTCTATGGTCCCAAAGGCGTGGGGATGCTGTACGTGCGACAGACCGGACGACGCGTTCGGCTGCGCCCCATGATCGAAGGCGGCGGCCAACAACAAGGCCTCCGCAGCGGCACGCTGAACGTTCCTGGTATCGTCGCCATGGGGCGGGCACTGTCGATCGCGATGGCTCAACTGGACAGCGATACCGATCGCATTGGTGGACTTCGTGATCGGCTGTGGAACAAGCTCGCGACCGGCGTCGACGGTTTGCAGCGGAACGGGCCCGCGTTTGAAGCGGGGCGGTTGGCGGGCAACCTGAACGTGTTGTTTCCCGGCGTAGAAGGCGAAGCGTTGATGGCCGCGGTCCCCAGCGTGGCCTGCTCCAGCGGCTCGGCTTGCAACAGCGTGAACCCGGAACCGAGCCACGTTCTGTTAGCGATCGGACGCAGCGAAGCGGAAGCTCGCTCGAGTCTGCGGTTCGGCATCGGCCGCTTTAATACCGAACAGGAAATCGATACGGCGGCCGAACGGTTGATCGCCGCTTATCGGCATCTTCGCACGATGCTGGCCTGAGTTTAAATTGGGGGCGAATTTCCAACTTTCAATTGCGAGTACACCAAGATGATCGAATTGGGCGTGAACGTGGATCACGTGGCTACGGTTCGGCAAGCACGACGGACGTATGAACCCGATCCCGCCATCGCGGCGGCTTTGGCTGAACAGGGCGGCGCCGATGGGATCACGTTTCATCTTCGCGAAGACCGACGGCATATTCAGGAACGCGACGTCGACGTGCTGATGAAAACCGTCACCGTCAAAACCAATCTCGAAATCGCCTGCGACGAG from Roseimaritima ulvae includes these protein-coding regions:
- a CDS encoding iron-containing alcohol dehydrogenase codes for the protein MQAFDFQLRPRIVFGEGVITQLGALVRQHNAQRVLMVSDHGVVSAGHFDAGRRALEASGVEVHAFHDFGENPTTDMVQAGVEAARRVQPELLVGLGGGSSMDCCKGINFVYSCGGTMHDYRGVGKATADMLPMIAVPTTAGTGSEAQSFALISDAETHVKMACGDPRAACRVALLDPVLTVTQPPQVTALTGIDAISHAVETYVTKPRNAMSLTFSRRAFSLLAAGFPNVLKNPQDIEARSQMQVGACLAGLAIETSMLGAAHAVANPLTARFDITHGQAVGIMLPHVVRLNGSRHADWYAQLLSEHAPDVEPHSAPERLADLLTHFLTLAGLKDRLSDLAIAADAIDDLSADAASQWTGTFNPIVLDPDNIAELYRSAFAGHGQPRQSS
- a CDS encoding TerC family protein encodes the protein MPSLLLASTAAASTASSAPLYSFESAIALLTLTVMEIVLGIDNIVFIAIITSRLPEAQRPRARRVGLALAMIMRIALLLTIGWMMGLEAGLFELSTLMPTAALAQWMREQHEVNAVSWRDLILLAGGLFLLWTSVREIHHKIEGGEQEAESGNIPQRVTVAGVLVRIAIMDMIFSLDSVITAVGMAQHIPIMVAAVVLAVGVMIAFANQISDFVQTHPTVKMLALAFLLLIATVLVSEAVGKPINKGYVYFAMTFSLGVEFLNLRMSTKRLRPSAGEGETGLLRRPDA
- a CDS encoding sulfite exporter TauE/SafE family protein — its product is MTNSPIPSIREKLYAVRMLPWEMLPPLMLILTLGIFVQASAGFAAGLLTIPLLLWSGYGIPEAQAALLVATIPQNLIGVWAFREHVLPRELAFPASLRLAALPLGAYLLVSLESLPKSQIHQVVGAVVFLVTLGIIVMRPQPRHSLPIGWAWLAFSSSGFLQGLVGMGGPMMVLWIQAHDWDTKKTRAFLFAMYLVSMLPALLILWLLFGNRILAAGLSTLLLVPWLLAVTWAGLHVGTWLGRARLRTLTLGMLLLIGLAGVCSPWLKGEG
- a CDS encoding glycosyltransferase, with the protein product MRIDFIITELSVGGAERCLTELAIGMSRRGHGVRVISLAPPPAPPRDELASRLEQAAVPLLSARSASSYLAPLALMRVRKLLRDERPDLVQTFLFHANVLGTAAAAMAGVPVRVGGVRVAQRRPGRLWLERRLVRKMQGLICVSRSVADFAQQYLATSDTDIHVIPNAVDVPRFADARPLDWQTFDLPETARVVLFVGRLDPQKGLERLFAAAQRFLAEDPQAWLVLVGDGPLRSWCDQQCRSMPGQRARRLPWQADVAPLMRAARLFMLCSRYEGMPNVVLEAMAAGRPVVCNEVEGVAELLNHAPQQQCVPQGDVPALATAANHWLADEDEANRIGAANQTYVRQHHTIEAMLDGYEQLYAQWSRPTTAP
- the queA gene encoding tRNA preQ1(34) S-adenosylmethionine ribosyltransferase-isomerase QueA; amino-acid sequence: MKHDSRPSPLAPGRQLAASSVSFAMMNEHNIASYDYDLPRERIAQEPVAVRSDARLMVLDRYSGTIQHRYIRDLPELLHADDTLILNNSRVVPARLLGYRTRTRGRWQGLYLRSDANTGVWEVLSKTRGRLEIGETITLQDRNTRDGVLLEVMARTDNGNLLVKPQADAAAGELLRQFGWIPLPPYIRDGRMVDADVQSYQTVYAAHDGSVAAPTAGLHFTKPLLKQLTEKGLHLAEVTLHVGIGTFRPIAVEDLNQHVMHTEWGSIDAAAAQTLNDTVSRGGRRIAVGTTSVRTVESAAQDDGTLQAWTGMCDLFIQPGYRFKAIDGLLTNFHLPRSSLLVLVSAFAGRERIMQAYDEAIQNEYRFFSYGDAMLII
- a CDS encoding phosphoesterase, encoding MSATEEQILVIPAATLDGLGAFEGFQSDVQRYLQPILASGELSFRPRSEMEQDPSFKQLIPYVVLQWTDGAGITHVFNYTRGSGQGEARLHAKRSIGIGGHISAEDAAGGSDPYRTGMQRELEEEVRLDSKFEESCVGLIYDPSSEVGRVHLGIVHRFVLQSPDVKPNEDDICNTGFITLDQLHARRDSLETWSQLCLDHLF
- a CDS encoding cysteine desulfurase family protein, which gives rise to MTDRIYLDHHSTTPCDRRVAEVMQRMLVDEFGNASSQHLFGQAAAAAVVESTDEMAAALEVLPSELLFTSGATESNTLALYGVCRHPRQRRRKIVTAATEHPAVLDPLARLAQEGFEVVHVPPYPHSHPLVGQVDMEALLEAIDDQTALVSLMWANNEIGTLQPLQQVAERCHQVGALLHCDATQAIGRVPVSLAKVDVDLLSGSAHKFYGPKGVGMLYVRQTGRRVRLRPMIEGGGQQQGLRSGTLNVPGIVAMGRALSIAMAQLDSDTDRIGGLRDRLWNKLATGVDGLQRNGPAFEAGRLAGNLNVLFPGVEGEALMAAVPSVACSSGSACNSVNPEPSHVLLAIGRSEAEARSSLRFGIGRFNTEQEIDTAAERLIAAYRHLRTMLA